ATACCCAGGAAACTGCTACCTCCCAGTTAGCTTTGTTGCCTTAGCCCAATCTTAGGTATCACTGCCTGCCTCTTCCCCTTAGGTCCTTTTCCAGATCCAATTTCAGATTCTCCCTACCTCTCTTCTAACACAATCCATACTCCCTCTTGACCTGAACCTGCTACTACTCCCTGCCTATGTAAGCCTCCTTCGCTGTAAACTGTCCCAGcccaaactccaaccccctgtcccTCCCACCCATACCTGAGCTTCCACCTTCTCTCATTCATGCATGTTGGTTTGGATTCTATCACAGCTCTGGAAATCATCCAACCCACAACAGGCTTTCATCACAGACATTGACCACTTTTCCATTTTGGGGTGTCTGTTTCCACACAtacatcctcccccccacctcattcTTGTACGCTTTCCACCTCTGATCCAATAAAATGTGAGCAGTAAATGTAAGAGAAAGGAGACAAGAAGAAGGAAAGATCTACAGAAAGAGCAGCAGAGCAAAATCACAAAGAAAGGAGTCAGAGAAAAATACAGAGGTATGGATATAACAAAATGTGTGGTAGTCATACCGAAAGAGTGTAGGATAGAAGACAGGTAGGGCAGGTGGACACAAAGAACGAGAGTGAAGCACAAGTGGAGAGGTGGTGAAGGAAAGAAATACATTTTTCACCTTTGTCTGTGAGCAATGCCATAGGATATCAGTTGTCCCTATATTTAGACTGTGACTTAATCTTAAAAGTCCAGGTGATTTACAAAATGCTTGACCATGACTATCCTAACTTTTGATGTAAATTTTGACCACCCATTTAAAATATTACTATTTTAATGCTATTTCTTTCTTAATGCATTATATAAATTTGATTATATATCCTATGTATTTTATGAAATCCATCTGTAAATGCCATGGCTAATCTGTTTATCTTCTGTCTACAGGGAAATTGGCACAATTATTAGATCTCTGGGCTGTTGCCCAAGTGAAGGAGAACTTCATGAAATGTTAGCAGAGGTATGCTAAGTTTAACTTGTACCATTTCCAAAAGATAGAACACTATCATGTATAGGTTTGAGAAGTCAAAGATACCTCAAAGCCAATTTACCTGCAGTGCTGTCCTGTGTGTATCTGCTCATGCGGCATAATGTCATGGAATAAAGGGAGTGAGGGGACCCATAACCTTGAGATTTCACCCCTTTGGACCTGACCCACATTTCTGGGTATTAAACGGGCAGGGGTAATAATGACATAGAAGTGAATGCCTTCCATTCCGGACTGCACTGTTGGAAAGTAGTTTCAGGGGCTGCAACACTGACCTGATCCAATCTGCATGGGTCTTGCATTTTGACTTTTTTGCTTAGAATAATTTTAAGACAGATTAGGTCATTTTtatcagtaatatatatacatagTGAGTTTGCGATGCAATAATAtatggggcgatcttaccaaaaaaatttgaAGTCCAGGACAGGTGTGAAAAAGGGAGAGTTTCAGCTCTGTTTTTGGGTGAGTTCAAATCTGctataaagtcatagagtcatagatgtttacagcatggaaacaggcccttcggcccaacttgtccatgccgcccttttttattttaagcccctaagctaatcccaattgcccgcatttggcccatatccctctatacccatcttacccatgtaactgtctaaatgctttttaaaagacaaaattgtacccgcctctactactacctctggcagcttgttccagacactcgccaccctctgtgtgaaacaatttcccctctggacatttttgtatctctcccctctcaccttaaagctatgccctctagttttagactcccctacctttgggaaaagatattgaccattgaccttgtctatgcccctcattattttatagacctctataaggtcacccctcagcctcctacgctccagagaaaaaaagtcccagtctattcagcctctccttataactcaatccaccaaatcccggtagcatcctagtaaatcttttctgcactctttctagtttaataatatcctttctataatagggtgaccagaactgtgcacagtattccaagtgtggccttaccaatgtcttatacaacttcaacattctgtattcaatgttctgaccgatgaaaccaagcatgctgaacaccttcttcaccactctgtccacctgtaactccactttcaaggagctatgaatctgtacccctagatctctttgttctgtaactctccccaacgccctaccattaactgagtaaatcctgccctggttcaatctaccaaaatgcatcacctcgcatttatctaaattaaactccatctgccattcgtcagcccactggcccaattgatcaagatcctgttgcaatcggagataactttcttcactgtccactatgccaccaatcttggtatcatctgcaaacttactaaccatgctatCTTAGGCACTCCTATGCATGAAAAATCAGCAGAAGTGGTTTCTCGTCtgtagagggagggggcagggcttaaGTCATCTGaatgctggctgagagcagcagagggaaCTATTGCGCATGCACGGGTCTCTAGCAGCAGAGACCTGTCTGCTTCCAGCTTGGCTCCATGGCTTAAACACAGCACCCCTGAGCTATTGCAGGGGCCTgtggcccctctccctccctctccaccctcgcGATCAGCAGTCCAACAACCCCGCGATTGGCTGCCTGAACCCCCCCCCACGCCCAGCTCCAAtcgtgcccccccctcccccctcccccctccccgccactgaTCCCTAGTGCAGAGTGACAACGGCCTCCCCGCCCTCTTCCCACTGATACCTAATGCAGATTGCACAGCGGGTCCTTGCCCTCCCCACCAACGACTGGCTTCTCCCCATTTGGTCCCACCCCCAGTCAGCCCACTCCTTCCAGCCCTATCCCCTTGGCACTGactagtgggcactgccaggtgccaGGCTTTtaccagtgaggccatcatgaTTGGGGATCAGCTGTGATTCTCTCCGGCGAGGTCACACAGACAAGTGAGTCTGGACGAATTAGTCCCAGGCTCATTAAATCAATGTAAATTCAGTTTCAAacacatttatatatattatttaGCCTCGCGCTGGAAATGGGTGCAAGGCTGATCGCGTCGGATATCtggtgctggtaagatcgcaagaggcgagaaatcgggcatGAACCTGACTTCTCAgctctcttgcgatcttactgACTTGTCCTGCCCATCGGCTGGTGGATGCAATGATAAGATTGCCCCCATAGACTTTTTGCGAATTTTTGAGTGTAGATTTGCTGTCATTAGGTATCTGATCCAGCAAAGTGCCCACTGTTGGGGATCGGTGGCCATTGCGAGCAGGGAACTATCTTATGCTCAGTGCAAAATATGGGCCAATATATTGTACACGGGGCCCCAACCCAGATTAGTTAATTAGACACCATCAGACAGAAGAAGAAGACAGAGCTGGCCAAAGAAGACCTGGTGACGTGCTTTGAAGGAGGATCTCCAAGAGCAGGACACCACCTGGTTTGGAGTGAACGAGATAGTGATGGACCAGAGCTGTTGGTAGAGTCTTGTCCCCACATGAGACTGGGGAACTAAGTCGAAGAAATTAAGTAAGCCTCCCAGCCCAGATGGTGGTGCTCCAGCCAATTATACCGTCCTTACTCCCAGTCCAGTTTAGATTAGCTAACAGGAAGTTACATAATCTGTGTGGTTCAACTACCTACTGGATAAACCAGAATAATGTATTGGAGTTTTTTCAAAATTTGAATTGGAGTTTATACTTTCTAATACTGAGGTCTTAATGTCCAGGTACTTTGGGTGTCCTCATGCCCCTTGGATCACTTttccaaatcaaatcaagccagGGCAGATATGTAAACTTCGCACTCTACCCACTTAGATCCAACATGGGCATTGCTCTTTCCCATTAACTCATGGGGCTCAATCACATTAGGTCTCTCCATCAAGAACCAGTGATGTTAGTTACGGGTACATCAAGATAATTTCTATGGGAATAGCCTTCAAGAATGAGAAAGGGCACATTTTGATTGCGATATTTTTAACTTGCAATTTGTTCCTAAGTGCCTGTGCAAATTTTATGAATGTCTTTTAATGACCCAACTACATGCCTTTATAGATGGAAGGGAAATCTATTGTAGTGTTTTTTGTTGTAAATCAGGAAGCCTTGCACCATAAAATGTTCCTCCTGATGTATTACTCTAAGAAATTTTCACTGTCCAATTTGGGCTTTTGTGAAAATTACTTAATTCTGTTAAACTCTTTGAAACAGAGAATGTTTACAATTGACTTGAATAGCAATAGGGATATGTGAATGAGGCATCTGTTGCACATTGTAAATTTGTCACTAAAATAATGTGCAACGTAACGTAATACCCATTTTATACTTGCGAATATTTACTGTACTGATTCAGAAATATATACATCATATACACACCATTTGCTAATGGGGTGAAATTGCCCGGTTAATGAATTTAAAGAATGCAAACCGGACATTTTTTTGTGAAGAGCAAATATGCAATCATGTACATAATGACAAGAAAGGTTCTTCAGGTGGTTACTTAAGCTGCATATGGGATTGTTGATTCAGAAAACAAAATGACTACTTCTGGACAATCTTATCTGGTTTGTGCTGTAAATATGAAATAATTCTTATAGAGGCTAAGCATTATAATTTGATCCAGCAAGAGAAGATGCTACAAACTAAGGAACAGCGCTTTTTGGGCTTTGGTGATAAGCTGTCACATATTTTGCTTATTTAGTATCAATTAAAATGACATTTACTGAAGAATATTATGTTTTAACGATTTGGATCATTTGACATTTGGCTTATATACTGTGGGTTATTTTGAAAAGAATTATGTTATCTCTCAATCTTTTCAGCTTTGATTTATAACACACATTTCAATATTGTCAGTGAAAGCTGTATTGTAATTATAACTCACTAGTTTCCAGAGGCGGACTGATGAAAATTAGATATTGGTGTACCTTGAGTTGGTTTTATTGTAATTCTGTTTTGCAATTTCTATTTAAAGGTGGAGGAAGAAGAACCCACAGGGTATATACAATTTGATAAGTTCCTTCCCATGATGACTAGAGTGTTATTAGaaaggaagtgagttccagataaattattttattctttcactgCTGATTTCAAGGCTGATTTAATTGAAGTGCCATATAACTAATTAATAATATAAAAAAATGACTGATTTAAAAAAATTCCAGTCTGCTCCAAAATGCTTGCTAACAGCTGAACACTTTGCCACATTTTATGTAATAGGTctgtgtaccaaccacaatctatCATTCCTTTAACCTCCATATTTGCTTGAATAAGGTTCAAAGGTGTTCAACTGTCTGTGTGACGTGGGCTTTTAATAGTTTATGAAAGTGAGGATTCAGGGTTGAGAATTGCCCATTCAACCTCATCTGCATTGTTTCTGGCATTAAAATTCTGGATGATAaatctctgtaagaagtctcacaacaccaggttaaagtccaacaggtttatttggtagcaaataccgtaagctttcggagcactgctccttcgtcagatggagtggaaatgtgacgaaggagcagtgctccgaaagcttatggtatttgctaccaaataaacctgttggactttaacctggtgttgtgagacttcttactgtgttcaccccagtccaacgccggcatctccacatcatgataaatcTCACACAGATTGCTGATATATTTTAGTTGAAGGTGCCTGTGGAGACCTTCTGAATAGCTTCCCCGTACCTCTCTTTGCAATGTTCTGCTAAGTCTCCGCCTACTCCAGGTGCAGGATCCACCAGTATCCTCTGAAACCATCCTCTGGAAATCCTGGGGCAGCCTTAGCAGTATGAGGACCTAACTCAGCGGGTTTCTGCCCCATTTCTTCCCTATGTCTGGAAATCACGTACTGACTTAACACAACAAAGAGGAGCATGCTCCTTATGGATGTTATTTGCACCCTCCAAAGTTTAATTTGTACTCAGTGGCCCCACCATCTTTCCCCCTCCCTTTTAGATTCTTAAATTTTAATCCATAATGTCAcagatctgggcggcacggtagcacagtggttagcactgctgcttcacagctccagggtcctgggttcgattcccggctcgggtcactgtctgtgtggagtttgcacattctcctcgtgtctgcgtgggtttcctccgggtgctccggtttcctcccacagtccaaagatgtgcgggttaggttgattggccaggttaaaaattgccccttagagtcctgagatgcgtaggttagagggattagtgggtaaatatgtgggggtagggcctgggtgggattgtggtcggtgcagactcgatgggccgaatggcctccttctgcactgtagggtttctatgatcatatAGTAACCAATGCAAAAGTTCTGAGTTactcatttggcccataaccaAAGGGGAATAGGACAATTGTAACTAAAAAACATAACCTTTTTAACGAGGTTTTCTTTTTAACTTGTTGGAAATTGTATATTAATCTATCAGAAAATTGAATAGTGAAGCGGCAGACATTGTGATGAATAGTGCCACCATGTGCCCGAAATATTCATCAGCATCCCAGAAACATTCCCAACACAGACTTCTAAATTCAGGACTCATTATAGTATTTTTACTGGAACAAAATGGAGTTCAACCAGTGATTTAATTTTGTTGTGAGTTATTAATAAGATTGATTTGTTTCTACTGTTCTGTGGCCATGTTACAATCGAAACAATGATATTCTCGTATGACCCAGTTAcagtgggattttaaaaaattctttgttCATaggttgtgggcatcactggctaagccacCATTTAATGCCCATCTCCAGTTGTCCTTGAACAGGGTAGTAGTGAACTACTTGTTGAATGCCCAAGTGTTGCAGGTACATCTGCAATGCTGTTAGgatgggtgttccaggattttgatccagcaacagtgcaggaacagtgatatagttccaaatcaggatggcatGTGGCTTGCGAGGGGTTGAGGTTGGGGAAGACCTTTCagattgtggtgttcccatgtatctgctgcccttatccttctaggtggtagaatttgctggtttggaaggtggtgacaaaggagccttgatgagtttggCTCTTTTTATGTCTCAGACTTGAGGCTCTATCTTTTTATGAAATTCCTCTTCTGGGAGCGCCTAACCTCTGTGTGCTAGTCAACCCATTTCATTTTGTCAACAGGCAGGACTCCAGCTGGAAGTTGGAGGGGCAGTCATTAAGGTAGTGCCATTGGGTGGGAACTGCTTCACATTCTAGTGTAACAGGATAATGTAATATGTCACAGATTTGGACATTTTCATCAGCTTATGATGCAGTCTAGCTTATTTATACTTGAGAGCATATCTGGAGGTGGGGACATCATGTAGGCTGTACTCTTTTGGAGTAAATGAACTGAATGAACCACATAAAAGTTATAGCTTTCACTTATTTCCAAATTACTTGACATCAGCATGCAGTATAGCATCCAGAAAGTGACAATACCGAGAGCAGCTATTGAGACTGTTGTAATTTCAGGTTTTTATAGCATTGCTTTATCTACCAATGATTGAGCAGCAGTTTCTCCAAATGAACCTTATCCCTGCGAACCGAAACATCTTTGTACTGTATTCATGCAGGCTTTGTATACCCAAGACGTTAACAATTACTCCGCTTGTAATCAGTTGCTTATTGGATTTAACTGAGATTCACACTGTATAACCAATCTCTCTTCAAAATGTTGGGGTTTAGCACTTGAGCAAGAGGTTTCCAGACTAAATTGATTAATTTAAATACTAATTAATTATTTCCTGTCTAGTTAGTAAATAAGAGAAAAGAGGAATGTTTGAGTACCTAAATACCTTCTCTATTTAGGTTGGTGTTCCTCAGGTCTGTGTTGATCATGCGGTTCTACATATTAAATTAGTTATTTCACATCAAATAAAAAATGACAATTGAATCAAACCACATTGTGATCTAAATATGATCTAAAACTCATTGTATTTCCTTAACAGTCTATGATTCCAGAAATTCAAGTTCGCTGCCTTTCCTTGTACAATGCAGTTACATTATCTGCAccatttttattcttttgttcaTATCCCCTTCCACTACTTGGCAAATTATATTGAATCGTCCAGCCTGCAATACATGTTCTTGCACTTGGTCTGTCGTGTGAAGTGAGAAAGATTAGAATGAAAAGAGGATTCCATGTAAAATTAACTACACAAAGGCACTGTATTGCACTGTTCCCCTTTAAGAGTTATCAGTTCACCTGCACTCTATATCCAATTATGAGTGAATTGGGAGAAATTAATaatgttgggtgggtgggtgggagggggatgtGGCTTCAGATGAAATAATATCCACTGTTATGGGTGATTTGTGGCCTGAGTGGTTTATGGGTGTTACCTGAATCCTTGGTTATGTTTCAGCCATTCACCCATTTTCTCACGTCAGTAGTTCATTACAGGCTGTGAGGTATTGGCAAAGTTGCTGTTGTAGTATAATGTGGTCATGTGATTAATCAggattaattaaaaaaaaactatggCCTGAAGTTTTAGAGTTGCAGAGGCTCACCAGGGAAAACAACCCTGCCGATTGCAGCAGTCCCCTTGTCATATTACGTTCTAACGAGTATTGATTGGCATCAGGCAGAACCTCCATCCTTCATGGGTGGATGCACCAACTTTTAATGATTCTGATtaccagaatagttacccaggaaaggtTAGAGagcttaaaaccacttctaactcttGGGTAATCATACCACTGGCCCCCACTCATCCACTCAGTGGAGAATCCAACTACCCTTCCCTCCTTCCTACCTCCCCTTCCTCCAACTACCTTGGTATCCCCCAATTATCGATTAAACCCTTGAATGACCATCCTGTCTCACTCTCCTGACCCATTTACCTTACACACTTACTTTCCCCCTTGCTTCGTAAACTGGTTGGGCCCTTTAAACTTATTTGTTTTATGGCAGCTagtaccttttaaaaaaaaaggagtgTGGCCTTACTTTTCCTGACACTACTGTCCTGAACAGAAAATCCCAGGAGCTGGTCCACTGCACATTCCCTCGAGCTCCAGTCAGAAGGTCAAGTGAGAAATGTGCCGCTCCCAAATAAGTAAGTAAAAAGGAGCAGAGTGGCGATTGTGATTGCCACTCCTCGGAAGTTCTGGTCCTATCCAATTATGGATGGATTGACAGAGATTAATGGGTCTGTAATTTACTCTGGGGATTCAGATTTCATTTTAAACCACAACAGTGAAGCTCAGGATGTAGCTAAAATGTTCAAAGTGGCTAATGTCACGATATCGGCGTGTAGATTACGTTTTCACTTCTATGTAGTATTTGGTGCAGTATTTATCCTGACCTAATTTTAATGACATTTTCAAGCAATGGTTTGAGGATTAGGTTTTCACTCTCCAACAAACTCGTGCCGACCATTTCTGTCCAGTCGTCAAATGCACTCGGAACATATGAGGAACAAGGGATGAGAAAAAACCCATTTGAAAATTGATGGTGCTGAGGATCATAAGATAGGATGACTGATAGGATATTGTAATTCAAAAAAGATTGAGGGTTTTAGTGTACAGAATGGACAGCTCTTACATCCGAAGGGTAGCCATTGATAGTGTTAAAAATTGCAGTCAGTGTAATTTGTTTTATTACCTTTGGGCTACATTTTCCACTATATAAAAAAGGTATTGTCAGACAATTCTAGTACACCTGCAGGCATATGTCTGTGTGATGTAAGAGATTTGCAGAACTAATTTCAAGGCACACTTTCCTTTTTGAGAAACTGGAAAATTAAACAAAAGAAAATGTATCTTTTCCTCTTGCACTTTCCCCACTAATTTAAAACAGATCCAGATTCTTGAAAGACTATTTTATTGCACTTATGAAAGAATTGCCTTCAACCAAACCATACAACTCCACTAATCATGACATTCTTGACTGCAGAGTGAGTTTTAGGCAAACCGTCATTATTGTAAAATTCTAAACTTCCTCTTTTACCTCTGCTGCCCAAGATTGAAAAGTCTAAAAAGGGCAAAAATCATCCATATAAGCTATCAAAACTGATAACTCATCAGGCCAGTGATCACGGCTCATGTCTGGAGATTCAACacctgcggggggggcggggtactTTCTGGCCCCACCCATGGCGGGCATCATGGTGGGTGGGAGCGCAACTTATTGTTAGATCGTAAGAATCAGTTTAGCGTCTTGGTAAAGCAATCAGGTGTCATCCACTCCAGCCATCAACGGCGGGTCACATTTCCCATTGCAGCATTTCAGGAATgtgattttaatacatttgcatctcattacAAGGCCTATTCCCCAAAATCACCCCCCCACGCTGGATCAAGAGGGCATGTTGATGTCCAGTTAGACCAATGTGTTTCACAACAGTATATAACAATTTTCCGGacggcgggactgacgtatgaggagagattgtgtcagttaggattatattgactggagttcagaagaatgaggaggatctcatagaaacctataaaattctaacaagaccaGGCAGGGTagctgcaagaaggatgttcccgatggcaggggagtccagaaccaggtgtcacagtctaagaatatgaGGTAAATCTTTtaagactaagatgaggagaaatttcttattAACAGTGTATCAATAATCTGCTCGGAAACGTTGATGTTGCTAATGTGATCAGAAGCAGTTTGGAAGGAATTGGAGTCATACATATAGTGACATTCACTGCCACATACTTGAATTCTCACTCCCAAGAGATGGTATAAGTATATGACAGGTTTCCCCGCAGTGTGGTCAGTGAGCCATGGAATACGCCATTGCCttggcaggacaggaagatcctaCTGCCGACTAGTGGCGGGCTGCCTCCACTGCCAGAAAACCTGCCACGGGGAGTGGAAAATCCTAGCCCCTGTTGAATGCCTCACATTACATACTGCTCCTTTgtgaagttcaagtttatttctaAAAACCCATATGCTGTAAaacctcaaacaaaaacagagaatgctggaaaatctcagcaggtctgacagcatctgtggagagagaatagagccaacgtttcgaatctggataaccctttgtcagagctagagATCTCACCATGTGCCATTTTAAACTGATCTCTATTGACCTATTCCCCTTGCTAGTCATCCCTGCGTTTTATTTTAACAATCTGACAACATTTAGTGATCTGCCCTATCAAATaccatggccaggattttatggccctaCCACGGCATGTTTCCTCCCCTGATGGATGTGTGACGGCCCATTTGAATTACCATCTGCTTCAGCGGGATATCGCGCCACGGGGTGGGGTGCATGCTGTAAAATCCTGGTCTACGATCTTCTCCTCCAATACTTGAAGTGCATTTCCACTTAGCACATAGCCAAATGTCAATCCTGTCTCTGCCGTATCTCAATTCCTTTGAATTGGATCAGCCCATTCCTCTGCCCACTAATCGGACTTCTCAAAATCCTTTTGAATTTGTGCACATCGATATTCATCGTTGGCCATTGCCTCGATTCAGTATCATCTGTTTGGAACTTTAGGCACAATTCCATCTCCTACTTCATTCATAAAAGCAATTAACACCAAAACACAGTGTGCTGCATTATTGCCAGGACACCTTAAAGCTTTCATAGTGTCTTGAGCTAATATCCTGAATTAAAATGGTTcaccattataacagtgactattcttcaaaaagtacttcactaGCTGCAAGACATTTGTGAtgtcttgaggttgtgaaaggtgctctataaatTGTAATGTaatgtttacttattagtcacaagtaaggctaacattaacaccgcaatgaaattcaAGCTCCTTCTTTCTCAGCATGCTTTTTTATATTTTGTTTCATAGATACAGACCCCAGCCAGAAGATGTCATTTTGCGAGCATTTGAGGTATTGTTGGATTTTAAGTTCCTTGTCCTAAAGCCATTGCTCAGTTTTGAAATAGtataatttcctgttttgggAATTCTGATTTGAGAAAATCTCCAAAGGAAGACCTGAAACTTGTACCATGTGTTCTGCAGTTGAAGTATGGCTGTCTTTATTAAAGCATTTCTGATTTAAATCATGAATCGTTTCATTTCCAGGTGTTAGATCAAACTAAAAACGGATATCTTACCCAAGAGGAACTTACAAAGTATTTGACTGAGGAAGGTAATATTACCTGTTTGTGTGTTTTATGTATATGTAATATGCACTTTCTTTAAATGTAATACTTATTTCCATTAACACTTTCTGATTATATCTTTTCTATCATACTTAACCTTACTGCTGCTGAAACTCATGGCTTTAGAACCGAGAAAAGAAAACCTACTAAGTGGCATTAGATCATTTTGGGTGGGCCCTTATCATGCCAAGACTTGGCGGCCTTTTGGTGTCCATCAGAAAATTGGTGGGCATGTTATGATGGGATAAAATACAATGCATTATACTTTTTTTTTGCCCTGGCAACATTGAGAGAAAGGGGTTGGCTAAGGTGCCCTCCTACATTACTGCCAGATCCTACTAATTCCACCATTAAACCAAACTCCTATATTTTGCTCCCACTGTTGCAAAACCCTTCTGAGTCCCCCTTTAACAATATTGTTGGAGCTTCATCAGGCAGGTGAGTGGAGAGCATTCTGTTACACTCCTACTCTTGTGGCTTGTTAATGGTAGGTATGCTTGAGGGAGTGTCAGGGGTGAG
The DNA window shown above is from Mustelus asterias chromosome 15, sMusAst1.hap1.1, whole genome shotgun sequence and carries:
- the drc8 gene encoding dynein regulatory complex protein 8 yields the protein MADDKETAEALIAELQKNIKDAFAVFDHESNNTVDVREIGTIIRSLGCCPSEGELHEMLAEVEEEEPTGYIQFDKFLPMMTRVLLERKYRPQPEDVILRAFEVLDQTKNGYLTQEELTKYLTEEGEPFTQEEMEEMLSAAVDPDKNVILYKDFVTLMTVEDT